Proteins encoded together in one Caldicellulosiruptor saccharolyticus DSM 8903 window:
- a CDS encoding AraC family transcriptional regulator: MDERLRLKEKVQHGSAVFPINVYEKIFVHENNTLLPHWHDEFEIVYLEKGTASFRVDGKEYFLGPKQFLFVNCGSIHGGKAEDNPEPYAIVFSLSMLFSEGPDICKSKYLQSVSERKLLVQNSFEDEHTRELISNIITVWKEKPKGYELLVKGYLFVIFYYLFNKRYVTASSTDRELDLKLEKIKSALDFINSNYSSDIDIDLLAKLANLSKFYFCRLFKEITHLTPVDYINKFRVEKAIELIKNTNLSISEIAFEVGFNNVSYFIKVFKEYVGVTPFKYKKNVLC, from the coding sequence ATGGATGAAAGGTTGAGGCTCAAAGAAAAGGTGCAACATGGCAGTGCGGTGTTTCCTATAAATGTATATGAAAAAATATTTGTTCACGAAAACAATACTCTTCTACCTCACTGGCATGATGAATTTGAGATAGTCTATCTTGAAAAGGGAACGGCAAGTTTTAGAGTTGATGGCAAAGAATATTTTTTAGGACCAAAACAGTTTTTATTTGTTAACTGTGGGTCAATTCATGGTGGCAAAGCAGAGGATAATCCCGAACCTTATGCAATTGTATTTAGTCTGAGCATGCTATTTTCCGAAGGTCCGGATATATGTAAAAGCAAGTATTTGCAGTCTGTTTCAGAAAGAAAACTACTTGTTCAAAATAGTTTTGAGGATGAACATACAAGAGAACTAATTTCGAACATAATCACAGTGTGGAAAGAAAAGCCAAAAGGTTATGAGCTCTTGGTTAAAGGCTATTTATTTGTTATATTTTATTATCTTTTTAATAAAAGATATGTGACAGCAAGTTCTACTGACAGAGAGCTTGATTTGAAACTTGAAAAAATAAAGTCCGCGCTTGATTTCATCAATTCCAACTATTCATCTGATATAGATATTGACCTACTCGCAAAGCTTGCAAACCTGAGCAAATTCTATTTTTGTCGTCTTTTTAAGGAAATTACCCATCTTACACCAGTTGATTACATAAATAAGTTCAGGGTTGAAAAAGCAATTGAGCTTATTAAAAACACAAACTTGAGTATTTCTGAAATTGCATTTGAAGTAGGTTTTAATAATGTGAGCTACTTTATAAAAGTATTTAAAGAGTATGTGGGTGTTACTCCATTTAAATACAAAAAAAATGTCTTATGTTAA
- the yicI gene encoding alpha-xylosidase, with protein MKFTEGLWRVKDGVKLYHPAHVYGYEISKDSVIVFAPAHFITNRGQTLQGPVFTIRFSSPFEDVIRVQIWHYKGQKSQKPYFEFYKEKEYCPCIEDFSDNIVITSGKLRAVINKKGEWKVEYYYEDKYLTKNGYKYLGYAIMADNNTYMREQLSLSVGECVYGLGERFTPFVKNGQVIDMWNEDGGTISELAYKNIPFYITNRGYGVFVNDPGRVSFEVASENVERVQFSVEGEYLEYFIISGSNMKNVLENYSKLTGRPQLPPAWSFGLWLTTSFTTNYDEKTVTSFIDGMIQRDIPLHVFHFDCFWMKDMHWVDFEWDKRVFPEPSQMLKRLKEKGVKICVWINPYVSQLSKLFDEGKEKGYFLKKPNGDVWQTNDWQPGMAIVDFTNPEARRWYSDKLKELIKMGVDCFKTDFGERIPTDVVYFDGSDPQKMHNYYTYLYNKTVYETLQETFGKGNAVVFARSATAGTQKFPVHWGGDCLASYESMAETLRGGLSLSLCGFGFWSHDIGGFESTATPDLYKRWVAFGLLSSHSRLHGNSAYKVPWLYDEEAVDVLRFFTKLKCRLMPYIFAKAVEAAEKGIPVLRPMVLEFPDDPACDYLDRQYMLGDSLLVAPIFSPDGEVQYYVPEGVWTNILTGEKIVGGRWRKEKHDYFSLPLLARPNSIIPMGSCDTRPDYDYTANVTLNVYELEDGKSAFVSVKNISGETELELEVKRDKDKISINVLKDTQKPWKLLFHGLNLKSQFNAMVNQKENGSEVVLESASKEALLSIENQS; from the coding sequence ATGAAATTTACAGAGGGTCTTTGGCGTGTAAAAGATGGAGTAAAATTGTATCATCCTGCCCATGTATATGGCTACGAAATTTCGAAAGATTCAGTCATAGTTTTTGCTCCAGCTCACTTCATTACAAACAGAGGGCAAACCCTGCAGGGTCCTGTTTTTACCATACGCTTTTCGTCACCTTTTGAGGATGTTATAAGAGTACAAATTTGGCACTACAAGGGTCAAAAAAGCCAAAAGCCTTATTTTGAATTTTATAAAGAAAAAGAATATTGTCCTTGCATAGAAGATTTTTCAGATAATATTGTAATAACAAGTGGAAAGCTCAGAGCTGTTATTAATAAAAAAGGTGAATGGAAAGTAGAATATTACTATGAAGATAAATATCTCACAAAAAATGGTTATAAATATCTTGGCTATGCAATCATGGCTGATAATAATACTTACATGAGAGAACAGCTTTCTTTGAGTGTTGGCGAATGTGTTTATGGGTTAGGTGAGAGGTTTACCCCTTTTGTTAAAAACGGACAAGTGATTGATATGTGGAACGAAGATGGTGGTACAATCTCTGAGCTTGCTTACAAAAACATTCCTTTTTACATCACAAACCGTGGTTATGGTGTTTTTGTGAATGACCCAGGACGTGTATCGTTTGAAGTTGCCTCTGAGAATGTGGAAAGAGTCCAGTTTTCTGTGGAAGGTGAATATTTAGAGTATTTCATAATTAGCGGTAGCAACATGAAAAATGTTTTAGAAAATTACTCAAAGCTGACAGGAAGACCGCAGCTTCCTCCTGCATGGTCTTTTGGACTTTGGCTTACAACCTCATTTACTACAAACTATGATGAAAAAACAGTTACAAGCTTTATAGATGGAATGATTCAAAGAGATATTCCACTTCATGTTTTTCATTTTGACTGTTTCTGGATGAAGGATATGCACTGGGTTGACTTTGAATGGGACAAAAGGGTTTTTCCAGAGCCTTCGCAGATGCTAAAGCGTCTAAAAGAAAAGGGAGTTAAAATTTGTGTTTGGATAAATCCTTACGTGTCTCAACTTTCAAAGCTTTTTGATGAGGGAAAAGAAAAAGGATATTTTTTGAAAAAACCAAATGGTGATGTATGGCAGACAAATGATTGGCAGCCCGGCATGGCAATTGTTGATTTTACAAACCCTGAGGCGCGTAGGTGGTATTCAGATAAGCTCAAAGAGCTGATTAAAATGGGAGTTGATTGTTTTAAGACAGATTTTGGTGAAAGAATTCCAACAGATGTTGTTTATTTTGATGGCTCAGATCCTCAAAAGATGCACAATTACTACACCTACCTTTACAACAAGACAGTATATGAAACGCTTCAAGAAACGTTTGGCAAGGGAAATGCAGTTGTGTTTGCAAGGTCAGCGACAGCAGGAACCCAGAAATTTCCTGTACACTGGGGCGGAGACTGTTTGGCTTCATATGAGTCTATGGCAGAGACGCTCAGGGGCGGACTTTCACTTTCGCTTTGCGGGTTTGGTTTTTGGAGCCATGACATAGGGGGGTTTGAGAGCACAGCAACCCCAGACCTTTATAAAAGATGGGTGGCATTTGGGCTTTTGTCTTCTCACAGCAGACTTCATGGGAATTCTGCATATAAAGTTCCATGGCTTTATGACGAGGAAGCAGTAGATGTTTTGAGGTTTTTCACAAAGCTAAAATGTAGACTTATGCCTTATATCTTTGCAAAGGCTGTAGAGGCAGCAGAAAAAGGAATTCCAGTTTTGCGACCTATGGTGTTGGAGTTTCCAGATGATCCTGCATGCGATTATCTTGATAGACAGTATATGCTTGGAGACAGCCTCTTAGTTGCTCCAATCTTTTCACCAGATGGCGAGGTTCAGTACTATGTTCCAGAAGGTGTGTGGACAAACATATTGACAGGCGAAAAGATTGTTGGTGGCAGATGGAGAAAGGAAAAACATGACTATTTTAGCCTGCCACTTTTGGCAAGGCCAAATTCTATAATTCCAATGGGAAGTTGTGACACAAGACCTGACTATGACTATACTGCTAATGTAACATTGAATGTATATGAGTTAGAGGATGGAAAGTCTGCTTTTGTCTCTGTAAAGAATATAAGTGGCGAGACAGAACTTGAGTTAGAAGTAAAAAGAGACAAGGATAAAATTTCGATAAATGTATTAAAAGATACTCAAAAGCCTTGGAAGCTTCTTTTCCATGGACTTAACTTAAAGTCTCAATTTAATGCTATGGTAAATCAAAAAGAAAATGGGAGTGAGGTAGTTTTAGAATCAGCGAGTAAAGAAGCCTTGTTGAGTATTGAAAACCAGAGTTAA
- a CDS encoding cache domain-containing sensor histidine kinase: MKLFFANLKIKKKFILAFVISALIPQTILGIILFLNLRTIALENAIKDTRKNVEDVKIKLTDIVQNAVDISNKLYLDKKLLNILSTEYKDISKMCDDYTSYTELSNLMSIYSKNIHAIKIYAFNSTLLDTGEIVKVDDYTKNQEWFKRAIKGDGKILWELVYDNNPFRPQYYFSLIRLIKNSYGERIGVMVIYIKKEKLEEVLSLHINTLVVSDRGIIVAARDKNLVGKKLNFNFSSQDGKLIENVNINGQMTMAILGTISASESGSSFLKVISFFSKKEIFKRVNKITFITFVLILVNSLVSLLLMLLFSKLITDRIAILNKKVNEISHGNLDAQINILGNDEIGQLTENIKTMAKNIKNLIDQVYLAEVQKQQIIAKQREIQFEMLCSQINPHFLFNTLEAIRMKAFCTGQYEIAQVVYLLSNLLRKSIEMTIDLITLEKEVEIVKEFLEIQKFRFGDKIYYKIEVQDDLLSSKVLPFIIQPLVENSIRHGIEPIIGKGTIEIKVFKKDGTIKIIVTDNGAGMPKEKLEEVLQSLDSKDKSHVGLKNVFHRLKLFYGEEAKIFINSELGKGTSVEIQIPKR, from the coding sequence ATGAAACTCTTTTTTGCAAATTTGAAAATAAAGAAAAAATTCATATTAGCCTTTGTAATTTCTGCTTTAATTCCCCAAACTATTTTGGGGATTATTCTTTTTTTAAACCTGAGAACAATTGCTTTAGAAAATGCTATCAAAGACACGAGAAAAAATGTTGAGGATGTAAAAATCAAGCTTACAGATATCGTACAAAATGCTGTTGATATTTCTAATAAATTATATCTTGATAAAAAACTTCTGAATATACTTTCAACAGAGTACAAAGATATATCCAAAATGTGCGATGATTATACTTCATATACAGAGCTTTCCAATCTCATGTCTATTTACAGCAAAAATATTCATGCAATAAAAATCTATGCCTTTAATTCTACATTGCTTGATACAGGCGAAATTGTAAAGGTTGACGATTATACAAAAAATCAAGAATGGTTTAAAAGAGCTATAAAAGGTGATGGCAAGATTTTATGGGAGCTTGTATATGACAATAATCCATTTCGACCACAGTATTATTTTAGCTTGATAAGGCTTATAAAAAACTCTTATGGTGAAAGAATAGGTGTAATGGTAATTTACATAAAAAAAGAAAAGCTTGAGGAAGTATTGTCACTGCACATAAACACATTAGTTGTTAGCGACAGAGGGATAATTGTTGCTGCAAGAGATAAAAATCTTGTTGGTAAGAAACTAAATTTTAATTTCTCCTCTCAAGATGGCAAACTTATTGAAAATGTCAATATTAATGGTCAAATGACAATGGCAATTTTAGGTACAATCAGTGCAAGTGAAAGTGGAAGCAGTTTTCTCAAAGTCATTTCTTTTTTCTCGAAGAAAGAGATATTTAAAAGGGTCAACAAAATAACTTTTATAACGTTTGTGCTTATACTTGTTAATTCTTTAGTATCACTTCTTCTTATGCTCTTATTCTCTAAACTGATAACTGACAGAATTGCAATCTTGAACAAAAAAGTGAATGAAATTTCGCATGGCAATTTGGATGCACAGATAAATATTTTAGGCAATGATGAGATTGGCCAACTCACAGAGAATATAAAAACAATGGCTAAAAATATCAAAAACCTGATTGACCAGGTATATCTGGCAGAGGTACAAAAACAACAAATAATTGCTAAACAAAGAGAAATCCAATTTGAGATGCTTTGTAGTCAAATAAATCCTCATTTTTTATTCAATACTCTTGAGGCTATCAGGATGAAGGCTTTTTGCACCGGTCAGTATGAAATAGCTCAAGTTGTTTATTTGCTGAGTAATTTGCTCAGGAAAAGTATAGAGATGACAATAGATTTGATAACTTTGGAAAAAGAAGTTGAGATTGTTAAAGAATTTTTAGAAATTCAAAAGTTCCGATTTGGAGATAAAATATATTACAAAATTGAAGTTCAAGATGACCTTCTTTCATCAAAAGTACTTCCATTTATTATCCAGCCACTTGTGGAAAATTCAATTAGACATGGTATTGAACCAATAATAGGAAAAGGAACCATTGAAATTAAGGTATTTAAAAAAGATGGAACAATAAAGATAATTGTTACAGACAATGGTGCTGGAATGCCTAAGGAAAAGCTTGAGGAGGTCTTACAGTCGTTAGATAGCAAAGATAAGAGCCATGTGGGACTGAAAAATGTTTTTCACAGACTAAAACTATTTTATGGGGAAGAGGCAAAAATTTTTATAAATAGTGAACTTGGCAAAGGCACGAGCGTGGAAATTCAAATTCCAAAGAGGTGA
- a CDS encoding response regulator transcription factor has protein sequence MLKAILIDDEPIILEGLQKIIDWKALGFEIIATAQDGIEGLEKIKKFKPEVALVDIRIPGIDGLLLIKKLKEEGVNTKVIILSGYSEFEYAKEAIELGVESYLLKPVDPHMLEQKLEKVKQKISQEIELQKVVRTTQEIGLEKVIEKLLLGVFDEHEINYISSFYGLLLPWSKYQVAIVTFCSKNNQKVIEEKIFQLKREVDLFLKRNCCGYSTIINHNICILFKDFWYPFNSKSINILKENLIKIVGNQVVISIGSEVDDYTLIKESFKEAIELLEKRFLLGYKGIVYIGEYVENIEGRKVNFNNKECTEKLAMAIALNGFESINRIVEEKSEQLLYSRMSEEDIKINFSNFYIETLYKLSQNEFYKPLVEKYLSQEILKSFYIQPTLTELKGLIKFYFVSLADEINKLSPDSLKQKIADFIERNYFADIKLDTIANAFGYNSSYFSKLFKKIFGENFTVYLDRIRVEKAKVFLKEGCKVSETCKKVGFEDVDYFCAKFKKYVGLSPKEYKEKLKN, from the coding sequence TTGCTAAAAGCAATTTTGATTGACGATGAGCCTATAATATTAGAGGGTCTTCAAAAAATTATTGATTGGAAAGCATTGGGATTTGAAATTATTGCTACTGCTCAAGATGGAATAGAAGGATTAGAAAAGATAAAGAAATTTAAACCTGAAGTTGCTTTGGTTGATATCAGAATACCTGGCATAGATGGGCTTCTGCTTATAAAAAAGTTAAAAGAGGAAGGTGTGAATACCAAAGTTATAATCCTTTCAGGGTATTCTGAGTTTGAGTATGCAAAGGAAGCAATTGAGCTTGGTGTTGAAAGTTATTTGCTAAAGCCTGTTGACCCACATATGCTTGAGCAGAAGTTAGAGAAAGTGAAACAAAAGATCAGTCAAGAAATTGAACTGCAAAAGGTGGTGCGGACCACTCAAGAAATCGGTTTGGAAAAAGTAATAGAAAAACTTTTGCTGGGGGTATTTGATGAGCATGAAATAAATTATATCAGTAGTTTTTATGGGCTCTTGCTTCCATGGAGTAAATATCAGGTTGCTATAGTAACGTTTTGTAGCAAGAATAATCAAAAGGTTATAGAAGAAAAGATATTTCAATTAAAAAGAGAGGTAGATTTGTTTTTAAAAAGAAATTGTTGTGGATATTCAACAATAATTAATCATAATATATGTATTCTCTTCAAAGATTTTTGGTATCCCTTCAATAGCAAAAGTATTAACATATTAAAGGAAAACCTAATAAAAATAGTTGGCAACCAAGTGGTAATTTCAATTGGTAGTGAAGTAGATGATTACACTCTTATCAAAGAGTCGTTTAAGGAAGCAATAGAATTGCTTGAAAAGCGATTTCTATTAGGATATAAAGGAATTGTTTACATAGGAGAGTATGTGGAAAATATTGAAGGTAGAAAAGTCAACTTTAATAATAAAGAGTGTACTGAAAAATTAGCAATGGCTATTGCACTAAATGGGTTTGAGAGCATTAATCGGATAGTTGAAGAAAAGAGTGAACAACTTTTATACAGTAGAATGTCTGAAGAGGATATAAAGATAAATTTCTCAAACTTTTATATTGAGACTTTATATAAATTGTCGCAAAATGAGTTTTATAAACCTCTTGTTGAAAAATATCTTAGCCAAGAGATTTTAAAGAGTTTTTACATTCAACCTACTTTGACAGAATTAAAAGGTTTGATAAAATTCTACTTTGTATCTCTTGCAGATGAGATTAATAAATTAAGTCCTGATAGCCTAAAACAAAAGATTGCTGACTTTATAGAGAGAAACTATTTTGCAGATATAAAATTAGATACAATTGCCAATGCTTTTGGATACAATAGCTCTTATTTTAGTAAGCTCTTTAAAAAGATATTTGGAGAGAACTTCACAGTGTATTTAGATAGAATACGGGTAGAAAAGGCTAAAGTCTTTTTAAAAGAAGGATGTAAGGTATCTGAGACATGCAAAAAAGTTGGTTTTGAAGATGTTGATTATTTTTGTGCAAAATTCAAAAAATATGTAGGGCTTTCACCAAAGGAGTATAAAGAGAAATTAAAAAATTGA
- a CDS encoding ABC transporter permease, translating to MNRAKLSKKLWRQRYLILMIFPFIIWLIIFRYVPLWGWIMAFQDYKPGKPIWNQEWVGFKWFVEMFQDPDFYKAMRNTLIMSFMGLIFGFPLPIILALLLNEIKNIAFKRTVQTISYLPHFVSWVVVASLVSEILSPSGVINQILQKLHLTNYPIMFMAEPRYFWWIVTFSDIWKELGWNTIIFLAAITSINPELYEAATVDGAGRFRKMISITLPGIMPTVIVLLILSIGNIINIGFEKQFLLRTAATRDVADVIDLYILTYGIGTARYSFGTAAGVFKSVVSLVLLVFANWFSKKTTGYRMM from the coding sequence ATGAATAGAGCAAAACTTTCCAAAAAACTGTGGCGGCAAAGATATCTAATTTTAATGATTTTTCCTTTTATCATATGGCTTATTATTTTTAGGTATGTTCCACTATGGGGCTGGATAATGGCCTTTCAAGATTATAAGCCTGGTAAACCTATTTGGAATCAAGAATGGGTTGGATTTAAGTGGTTTGTTGAGATGTTTCAGGACCCTGACTTTTACAAAGCTATGAGAAATACATTAATAATGAGTTTTATGGGTTTGATCTTTGGCTTTCCACTACCGATAATCTTAGCTTTGCTTTTAAATGAAATAAAAAATATAGCATTTAAAAGAACAGTCCAGACAATTTCATATCTTCCGCACTTTGTTTCATGGGTTGTTGTGGCAAGTTTAGTAAGCGAAATTCTATCACCAAGCGGTGTGATAAATCAAATTTTACAAAAGCTTCATCTCACAAATTACCCAATTATGTTTATGGCAGAGCCACGTTACTTCTGGTGGATAGTTACATTTTCTGATATTTGGAAAGAACTCGGATGGAACACAATTATATTCTTGGCAGCGATTACATCAATAAATCCTGAACTGTATGAAGCTGCAACAGTTGATGGAGCGGGAAGATTCAGAAAGATGATAAGCATAACCCTTCCAGGAATAATGCCCACAGTTATAGTTCTTTTAATTTTAAGTATTGGAAACATAATAAACATAGGTTTTGAAAAACAGTTTCTTTTGAGAACAGCGGCAACAAGAGATGTTGCTGATGTAATCGACCTTTACATACTTACATATGGTATTGGAACAGCCAGATACTCTTTTGGAACAGCTGCAGGTGTTTTCAAATCAGTTGTAAGTTTGGTACTACTTGTTTTTGCTAACTGGTTTTCTAAAAAGACAACTGGCTATCGCATGATGTAA
- a CDS encoding carbohydrate ABC transporter permease translates to MKKKTTGDLVFEVFNYLLMIILAVVTLYPFLHVLAVSLNDPYDTVKGGITIFPRKFTLINYIETLNYPQIPWAVLITVLRTVIGTFVGVLSTAMVAYVINRKDFIARKPVAIMFIITMYVGGGLIPDYMLIRGLGLMNNFLVYILPGLISPFNVIVIKSYMEGIPPDLEESAMIDGANDFLIFWKIILPLCAPVIATISLFIAVGHWNSWFDTYLYCSSEPKLTTLQYELQKILSNATASSQVDYYSNLDPNRTMKVTPHSLRMAMTIIVTLPILLVYPFIQRYFIHGMTIGAVKS, encoded by the coding sequence GTGAAAAAGAAAACAACAGGAGATTTGGTTTTTGAAGTATTTAATTACCTACTAATGATAATTTTGGCAGTGGTCACTCTCTATCCTTTTTTACACGTTTTAGCTGTATCACTTAATGACCCTTATGATACAGTAAAGGGTGGAATTACTATATTTCCACGAAAGTTTACGTTGATAAATTATATAGAAACATTAAACTATCCCCAAATTCCGTGGGCAGTATTGATAACTGTGCTGAGAACAGTTATTGGAACTTTTGTTGGTGTTTTGTCAACTGCTATGGTTGCTTATGTTATAAACAGGAAGGATTTTATTGCACGAAAACCAGTTGCAATAATGTTTATTATTACTATGTATGTTGGTGGAGGCTTGATTCCTGATTACATGCTAATAAGAGGACTTGGACTTATGAATAACTTTTTGGTGTATATACTTCCCGGTCTTATAAGTCCTTTTAACGTTATTGTTATAAAATCATATATGGAAGGGATTCCACCAGATTTGGAAGAATCGGCAATGATAGATGGTGCAAATGATTTTTTGATATTTTGGAAAATAATTTTGCCGCTTTGCGCTCCTGTTATTGCAACAATTAGTTTGTTTATTGCAGTTGGACATTGGAACTCTTGGTTTGATACATATCTGTATTGCTCAAGTGAACCAAAGCTTACCACCTTACAATATGAACTTCAGAAGATTTTGTCTAATGCAACCGCATCTTCTCAAGTGGATTATTATAGTAATCTTGATCCTAACAGGACCATGAAAGTTACACCACATTCATTGAGAATGGCAATGACAATAATTGTAACGCTTCCTATTTTGCTTGTCTATCCATTTATTCAGAGATATTTTATACATGGTATGACAATTGGTGCTGTAAAAAGCTAA
- a CDS encoding ABC transporter substrate-binding protein has translation MRFSRRLFAVISVVVIFSFILSICLVGSAGSSKLVKPLKPTPEAKKPITLTMYSAETNPNDDGFKSPVAQKIKELTGVTLKIEYAIAQGAGQQKLQLMAASGDYPDLVYAKGDLQLLKNAGGIVQLDSLIEKYGPNIKKAYGKNLKRLRWSPQDPHIYCLGITTDNDATLDVNGGFMIQHRVVIEQKYPRIRTIKDFENTIVKYWKKHPTTDGLPTIPLTLSADDWRTVISVTNPAFQATGAPDDGEFYVDPKTLKVIRHYKRPIEKEYFKWLNHLWNAGILDRETFVQKDDQYKAKIASGRVLALIDAGWAVGEPITALKKAGKYEYTYGYYPVTVNEKIKQCPPDVKVGYTGGWGVAITVKCKDKVRAIKFLDWMCTEDANVLRQWGIEGVHHTYVKGKRVFTPKYDQMRKTDPTFAKKTGIGPYIYPFPRLPNTYIDSTGNPIAPDTRKEDIRKNYSDVEKKVLSAYKAEIWKDLFPKANEYPEKTWGYLWMISIDDPEIKTINDKIWNYTLSTIPKVVMAKEKDFDKVWNDFLAGFEKLGNRKVEEYYTKRIKQNIDLWTK, from the coding sequence ATGAGATTTTCAAGAAGGCTTTTTGCAGTTATTTCAGTGGTTGTTATATTTAGTTTTATCTTAAGTATCTGTTTAGTTGGCAGTGCTGGGAGTTCAAAACTTGTAAAGCCTCTCAAGCCAACACCCGAAGCAAAAAAACCAATTACACTCACTATGTACAGTGCTGAAACAAACCCAAATGATGATGGATTTAAGTCACCAGTTGCACAGAAGATAAAAGAACTTACAGGTGTTACATTAAAGATTGAGTATGCAATAGCTCAGGGTGCTGGTCAACAGAAACTTCAACTCATGGCTGCAAGTGGTGATTATCCAGACCTGGTATATGCAAAAGGAGACTTGCAACTTCTTAAGAATGCCGGTGGTATTGTACAGTTAGACAGTTTAATTGAAAAGTACGGTCCTAATATCAAAAAAGCATATGGCAAAAACCTTAAAAGACTCAGATGGAGTCCACAGGATCCACATATTTACTGTTTGGGAATTACAACAGACAATGACGCAACTTTGGATGTTAATGGCGGTTTTATGATTCAGCACAGAGTAGTAATTGAACAAAAGTACCCAAGAATAAGAACAATCAAAGACTTTGAAAATACAATAGTCAAGTACTGGAAGAAACATCCTACTACAGATGGACTTCCAACAATTCCGCTCACACTTTCTGCTGATGACTGGCGAACTGTTATTTCGGTTACAAATCCAGCTTTTCAGGCAACAGGTGCACCAGATGATGGAGAGTTTTATGTTGATCCAAAAACTTTGAAAGTAATAAGACATTATAAACGTCCAATTGAAAAAGAATATTTCAAATGGTTAAATCACTTATGGAACGCAGGAATCCTTGATAGAGAGACATTTGTCCAGAAAGACGACCAGTATAAAGCAAAAATTGCTTCTGGAAGAGTTCTTGCTTTAATTGATGCAGGTTGGGCGGTAGGTGAACCAATTACTGCTCTCAAAAAGGCAGGTAAGTACGAATACACATATGGTTATTATCCTGTTACAGTTAATGAAAAAATAAAACAATGTCCACCTGATGTAAAAGTTGGATATACAGGTGGTTGGGGTGTTGCTATAACAGTAAAGTGCAAAGATAAGGTAAGAGCAATTAAATTCCTTGACTGGATGTGCACAGAAGATGCTAATGTCTTAAGACAGTGGGGCATTGAAGGTGTTCATCACACATATGTAAAGGGTAAGAGAGTATTTACACCAAAATATGACCAGATGAGAAAAACTGATCCTACATTTGCAAAGAAGACCGGTATAGGTCCTTACATTTATCCATTCCCAAGATTGCCTAATACGTATATTGATTCGACAGGCAATCCAATTGCGCCTGACACAAGAAAAGAGGATATAAGAAAGAACTATAGTGATGTTGAGAAAAAAGTTCTGTCAGCATATAAGGCAGAAATTTGGAAAGATTTGTTCCCAAAAGCTAATGAGTATCCTGAAAAGACATGGGGTTATCTGTGGATGATATCAATTGATGATCCAGAGATCAAGACAATTAACGATAAAATTTGGAATTATACATTATCAACAATTCCAAAGGTTGTTATGGCGAAAGAGAAAGATTTTGATAAGGTATGGAACGATTTTCTGGCTGGGTTTGAGAAACTCGGCAATAGAAAGGTTGAAGAATATTATACAAAGAGAATTAAGCAAAATATAGACTTGTGGACAAAATAA
- a CDS encoding MgtC/SapB family protein yields MLEDILKIVFAILAGGLIGIERENVHRPAGFRTHILVCVGSALVMMTSQYIFNVYYKGHANIDVARLGAQVISGIGFLGAGTIIKDGATVKGLTTAATLWAVACIGLAIGIGYYKGAFLATAAVYLTLILLKKFEVRFVSKGILRTIIVEGHNLRSSIQKIDSILTSYSVTIKDIKFMHEESEKVFYKAIVLPDSNINQLITDLYLVEGVSRVTFE; encoded by the coding sequence ATGTTAGAAGATATACTAAAAATTGTTTTTGCGATCTTAGCAGGTGGACTTATTGGTATTGAAAGAGAAAATGTTCACAGACCGGCAGGTTTCAGAACTCATATTTTAGTTTGTGTGGGCTCTGCTCTTGTTATGATGACATCACAGTATATTTTCAATGTATACTACAAAGGCCATGCAAACATAGATGTTGCGAGGCTTGGTGCTCAAGTTATCTCGGGTATTGGTTTTTTGGGTGCAGGAACAATTATAAAAGATGGTGCGACTGTAAAGGGTTTGACAACTGCTGCAACTTTGTGGGCTGTTGCGTGTATTGGTCTTGCAATTGGAATTGGGTATTACAAAGGAGCTTTTTTGGCAACAGCCGCAGTGTATCTTACTTTAATTCTATTAAAAAAGTTTGAAGTAAGATTTGTTTCAAAAGGAATTTTGAGAACAATTATTGTTGAGGGTCACAATTTAAGAAGTTCTATTCAAAAAATAGATTCAATTTTGACTTCATACTCAGTAACTATAAAGGATATTAAATTTATGCATGAAGAGTCTGAAAAAGTGTTTTATAAAGCTATAGTTCTACCAGATAGCAATATAAACCAGCTTATTACGGATTTATATTTGGTTGAAGGTGTGAGCCGTGTAACTTTTGAATAA